The nucleotide sequence CGCCGCTGCAGCCGTCAGCAGGCCGGGGGTCGCTCCCGCTCCCGCGATATAGGTGATTTCTGCCTGCTGCAATGCTTTGGAGCGCTCTAGCACCATTGCCATCGCCGACGTGCGCTTGAGGGCATCGGCGACAACCCCTTTGTAGCCGGAGGCGATGATGCGATCGATGACTGACGGGATGAAGTGATTGGGCAGGTTGGGCAAGGCAAGGAAAATGGCATCGATCCGATCGCCGCGATCGCTGAGAATTTGGTCGATGGCGCGATCGCACAACTGACCGTCGGGGTGCAGAGCGCAGCCGGCAAAGTCAGCAGCAAGGGGAGCAATTCCTGCGGGGTTAAACACATATCCCGATCGATCCAAAATCGCTACCGCCCGCATCCCTTGCTTGTACTGCACGAGATCCAGCATCGAGCGACCCAAACCGCCTGCGCCAAAAATAGCCAATCTCACAATCGATACCCCGCAATGTCATTCGACTCTTTGGGTGTCAATTTTACTCCTGCCCTTCACCCCTCACAATGGGCAGGGGCGATCGGCATCTGTCGCCAGTACTCATACCCTCGAAATCGAGATTTGCGTGTGCAGGGTAGAGGACAGTAATTGCCGATCGCCCCTCAGACCCGAAGCGGGATTGACTGCACCAGAAACTGGCGCAGTATATTTAGGCAAGGCAGAAGCAGCCACAGCAATATGGCGATCGCAAACCGCCAAACCATGCGTGGGATCGTATCCGCGCCATCCGGCCCCTGGCAGATAAACTTCAACCCAGGCATGTAAATCTCCGTCATCGAGATCGAGATCGCCTTCTTGGTAGCCACTAATAAACCGAGTGGCCAAACCAGCAGCTCGACAAATATCCATAAACAGAACGGCAAAATCGCGACAGGAACCTTGCTTTTTTTTCCACGTCAGCCCAGCAGGCCAAGGTTGTCCAGTTTCTCGAGTAATATAATCGCAATTTGCATAAATCTTTTGGTTGATGCTTGCGAGAAAACTCAGCACATCTTCTCGTGCTTCATGTACGAGATCTCGAGCTAACTCTAAGACAGAAGCATCGGGCATGGGGCTATAAGGTTGCAAGTAAGCCTGCAGTTGCTTCAGCATAGAACTTGGATAATCAAAGGGTATTGTTGTTGCCCAAGGTTCTACAAGGTAATCAAATGGATTGGTTTCCAGAGTTTCTACTTTAGCAAGAACCTGTAAGGCGAGTTGCTTGGTTGATCGATCGAACCAAATTTTAGTTAAGTTATTTCCATCGAGATCGATGAATTCCGAGCATCCTTGGGGCTGAGGAGCGATCGACAAGGAAAAATCGTGTAGTCTTTGCCAACTATCAGAGCGGGGGCGCAGTCGGATGAGGTGTGGGCTTAAGCTGACAGATTGGCTATAGGTGTAAGAGGTTTGATGACTAATTTGGTACAACATTGAATGGAGGCGAACAGATCGAAGAGAATATGAAGAATAAGTTCTACCAATAGAATTGGCTGTATTTTTGCAATCATAATCTTGACTTAACTTAGAACTTTATTCTCCACAGTCAGAAAGGTGGTATAGATCCGATCGCCTACACTATTGATTTCACTTTGCATCTCATCTAAAAACTCATGCAAACCAGATTCAATCACATCGTCTACTGTAGTATATCCCAAGCGAGCACATAATTTGCCTAGAGATCTTTCTGCTCGGTTGCACCAAGTTCCGATGGGAGTATCTGTGATTGCATGCAGGCATTGTTCGGATTGATGGAGACAGAAATAGATCGAGCGCGGAAACTGGCGATTGAGAACCAAAAACTCTACAACACTACTGGGAATAATGCGATGTTGGAATTTTCGGTACATTTCGTAAGCACTCGCTGATTTCAGCAATGAAATCCACTGAATTCGATCTAAAGGTGTACCCACCCATTCGACAGAAGGGAGCAAAAGAAAGTACTTAACATCTAGAAGTCGAGTGGTTTTATCTGCCCGTTCTAGAAATCTTCCCATTTGTCCGAACTGCCACCCTTCATTATGAGCCATGGTTGCATCCATGACCCCAGCAAAACTGTGGCTGGCCAACTTGACTTGACTTAAAAAGCTCGGCAGATCGTCCAAGGGTTGCTCTGGCGCTGCTTCTTTGACCATGAGGTAAAACGAGTTGACTTCCTCCCACATTTCGGAGGAAATGGTCTCGCGACACGAGCGAGCATTCTCTCTAGCTCCTTTTAAACAGGAGATGATTGAATTGGGATAGTCCTCATCAAAGGTTAAGAAGCGGATGACATTGCGAGCATTAGCTTCTTCGTAGTATTTGTTAAAGTGTTCTACATCTCCTGTGATAGAGACTAAAGGATCCCATTGATGATCGATATCTGATGGCAAATCGAGCATCAGGTTGAGGTTTACATCCACAAAACGGGATACATTCTCAGCTCGCTCTATATAACGGTTTAACCAGAAAATCGAATCGGCTACTCTACTTAACATTGGTTTTGCATTGTTGATTGTTTGATGTTCTGCTGTCGATCGTTATACTTTCTATCCCTAGTGAGTGAGTACCCAAGTATCTTTACTGCCGCCACCCTGGGAAGAATTGACAACAAGAGAGCCTTTTTTAAGGGCAACGCGGGTTAATCCCCCTGGGTGAACGTAAACTTCGTTGCCGCGATTGAGAACGTACGGCCGCAGATCGACGTGCCGTCCCTCGACCACACCCTCAATTAATGTGGGAACTCTGGATAAACTGAGTGTCGGCTGGGCAATGTAGTTGCGCGGACTAGCAATAATCTTTTGGGCAAATTCTGCCCTTTGTGCTTCTGTTGCTTGCGTTCCGATTAGCATGCCATACCCTCCGGCTTCATTGGCTGCTTTCACAACCAGTCGATCTAAGTTTTTGAGCACGTGGTCTCTATCTTTGTCCTGCCAGCAAAGATAGGTAGGGACGTTGTCTAAGATCGGTTCTTCTCCCAAGTAATAGCGAATCATCTCGGGAACGTAAGCATAAATCACTTTATCATCCGCCACTCCTGTGCCTGGCGCATTCGCGATCGCCACTCGGCCTTGTCGGAACACCTCCATTAAACCGGGAACCCCTAACAGAGAGTCCGATCGAAATACCTTGGGGTCTAAAAATTCATCGTCAACTCTGCGGTAGATGACATCAACTCGGCGCAAACCTTGGGTGGTCAGCATCTGCACGTAACCATCCACTACCACTAAATCTCTTCCTTCCACCAGCTCTATTCCCATTTGCTGTGCGAGGAAAGAATGTTCGTAGTAGGCTGAATTATAAATTCCGGGCGTCAAAACCACCACGGCAGGATCGGGTAAGTGGGCAGGAGCCAATCCCAATAAGGTCTCTAGTAAATAGCTGGGATATTCATCAATTGCTTGAATTGCCATAGTTTGAAAAATTTCGGGAAAGGTGCTTTTCATCACCCGGCGATTCTCTAATACATAGGAAATTCCCGAGGGCACTCTGAGATTATCTTCCAAAACATACCAACGCCCATCACTATCTCGCACTAGGTCAGTTCCGACAATATGACACCACGTATCGCTAGGAGGTTTAATACCAACACAAGGCTGGCAAAAACCAGAAGCCGTACGGATCGGCTCAGCCGGTATTTTCCCATCTTGGACGATCTTCTGCTCGTCGTAAATGTCACTTAGAAAAAGATTGAGGGCTTTAATTCGCTGTTGCAGCCCCCCCTCTAGCCACTGCCATTCTTGGGCGGAAATAATGCGTGGAATAATATCGAATGGAAAAACCTTTTCGACA is from Synechococcus sp. PCC 7336 and encodes:
- a CDS encoding transglutaminase family protein; protein product: MLKQLQAYLQPYSPMPDASVLELARDLVHEAREDVLSFLASINQKIYANCDYITRETGQPWPAGLTWKKKQGSCRDFAVLFMDICRAAGLATRFISGYQEGDLDLDDGDLHAWVEVYLPGAGWRGYDPTHGLAVCDRHIAVAASALPKYTAPVSGAVNPASGLRGDRQLLSSTLHTQISISRV
- a CDS encoding circularly permuted type 2 ATP-grasp protein — its product is MWLREYDPEDFYDELFVAKGVARPQAKSLIEWMQKLGVDRLERQRKTAEIALLKMGVTFNVYGDNRGVEKVFPFDIIPRIISAQEWQWLEGGLQQRIKALNLFLSDIYDEQKIVQDGKIPAEPIRTASGFCQPCVGIKPPSDTWCHIVGTDLVRDSDGRWYVLEDNLRVPSGISYVLENRRVMKSTFPEIFQTMAIQAIDEYPSYLLETLLGLAPAHLPDPAVVVLTPGIYNSAYYEHSFLAQQMGIELVEGRDLVVVDGYVQMLTTQGLRRVDVIYRRVDDEFLDPKVFRSDSLLGVPGLMEVFRQGRVAIANAPGTGVADDKVIYAYVPEMIRYYLGEEPILDNVPTYLCWQDKDRDHVLKNLDRLVVKAANEAGGYGMLIGTQATEAQRAEFAQKIIASPRNYIAQPTLSLSRVPTLIEGVVEGRHVDLRPYVLNRGNEVYVHPGGLTRVALKKGSLVVNSSQGGGSKDTWVLTH
- a CDS encoding alpha-E domain-containing protein codes for the protein MLSRVADSIFWLNRYIERAENVSRFVDVNLNLMLDLPSDIDHQWDPLVSITGDVEHFNKYYEEANARNVIRFLTFDEDYPNSIISCLKGARENARSCRETISSEMWEEVNSFYLMVKEAAPEQPLDDLPSFLSQVKLASHSFAGVMDATMAHNEGWQFGQMGRFLERADKTTRLLDVKYFLLLPSVEWVGTPLDRIQWISLLKSASAYEMYRKFQHRIIPSSVVEFLVLNRQFPRSIYFCLHQSEQCLHAITDTPIGTWCNRAERSLGKLCARLGYTTVDDVIESGLHEFLDEMQSEINSVGDRIYTTFLTVENKVLS